One Mycobacterium kubicae genomic window carries:
- a CDS encoding phosphatase PAP2 family protein, with translation MTRPRFVSVLCVVAALAGYAVLWVGHRQNWGWLHTVDWSLLTPAHDIGIKHSSWVQFWSVVSFVFGPIPLRLLGLAAALVSLMKRQIRIALLLLTCAPLNGFVTAAAKGLAGRPRPVTALVYAPSTSFPSGHALEAMASLLALLTVALPFIRTQWLRIGAIVVSALAVVMVGISRVALNVHHPSDVVAGWALGYAYFMLCLWIFRPAPIRRALVTAQ, from the coding sequence ATGACCCGACCGCGATTCGTGTCGGTGCTGTGCGTCGTGGCCGCCCTGGCCGGCTACGCCGTGCTGTGGGTGGGGCACCGCCAGAACTGGGGTTGGCTGCACACCGTCGACTGGTCGTTGCTGACCCCCGCCCACGATATCGGCATCAAGCACTCGAGTTGGGTCCAGTTCTGGTCGGTGGTGTCCTTCGTGTTCGGCCCAATCCCATTGCGGCTGCTCGGTTTGGCTGCCGCCTTGGTCTCGCTGATGAAGCGTCAGATACGAATCGCGTTGTTGCTCTTGACGTGTGCACCACTGAACGGGTTCGTGACAGCGGCGGCCAAAGGCCTGGCCGGTCGACCCCGACCGGTGACGGCGCTGGTGTATGCACCGTCGACGTCGTTTCCGTCCGGCCACGCGCTCGAGGCGATGGCCAGCCTGCTGGCGCTGTTGACCGTCGCGCTGCCGTTTATCAGAACTCAGTGGCTCCGCATCGGCGCGATCGTGGTGTCGGCGCTGGCAGTGGTGATGGTCGGAATATCCCGCGTGGCGCTCAACGTGCATCACCCGTCCGATGTGGTGGCCGGTTGGGCGCTGGGCTACGCCTATTTCATGTTGTGCCTGTGGATCTTTCGACCGGCTCCGATCCGGCGAGCGTTGGTCACGGCGCAGTGA
- the mycP gene encoding type VII secretion-associated serine protease mycosin — MIQRGLACLTAAFAVVVWTSPAALAVTKPEVDPGVPPPSGSPGPVQPMEQRGPCSVSGVIAGTDPGVPTASQTMLNLPGAWQFSRGDGQLVAVLDTGVRPGPRLPNVDAGGDFVEATDGLSDCDGHGTLVAGVIAGQPGDDGFSGVAPAARLLSVRVTSAKFSPRSAGGDPTLARASLDVAALGRAIVHAADSGARVINISAITCLPADRPVDQAALGAAIRYAAVDKDAVIVAAAGNSGPTGSVAGGTSCDSNPLTDLSRPDDPRNWAGVTSVSIPSWWQPYVLSVASLTPDGRPSKFTMAGPWVGIAAPGENIASVSNGDGGGLANGLPDEHQQLVALSGTSYAAGYVSGVAALVRSKYPGMTATEVVRRITATAHNGARDPSNVVGVGAVDPVAALTWQLPAGAQPGAPATRPVAPPPAPAPTDTTPRNVAFAGVGALALLVAAVAASVAITRRRKEPTP; from the coding sequence ATGATTCAGCGTGGCTTAGCCTGTCTCACAGCGGCTTTCGCAGTTGTGGTGTGGACCTCTCCGGCGGCGCTGGCCGTCACCAAGCCGGAGGTCGACCCGGGGGTGCCGCCACCGAGCGGCAGTCCCGGACCGGTGCAGCCGATGGAACAGCGCGGCCCCTGCAGCGTCTCGGGGGTTATCGCGGGCACCGATCCGGGCGTGCCCACGGCGAGTCAGACGATGCTGAATCTGCCTGGTGCGTGGCAGTTTTCCCGCGGTGACGGGCAACTGGTCGCGGTCCTCGACACCGGCGTCCGGCCCGGGCCCCGACTACCCAACGTCGATGCCGGCGGCGACTTCGTAGAAGCCACCGACGGCCTCAGCGACTGCGACGGCCACGGCACCTTGGTCGCCGGAGTGATCGCCGGGCAACCGGGTGACGACGGCTTCTCCGGTGTCGCTCCGGCGGCGCGGCTGCTGTCGGTTCGGGTGACGTCGGCGAAGTTCTCGCCCCGCTCGGCGGGTGGTGATCCGACATTGGCGCGGGCATCGCTGGACGTCGCCGCGCTCGGCCGGGCGATCGTGCACGCCGCCGACTCCGGCGCGCGGGTGATCAACATTTCCGCGATCACCTGCCTACCCGCGGATCGGCCAGTGGACCAGGCCGCGCTCGGTGCGGCGATCCGCTATGCCGCAGTGGACAAGGACGCGGTGATCGTCGCCGCCGCCGGCAACAGCGGACCCACCGGATCGGTCGCCGGCGGGACGTCGTGTGACTCCAACCCGCTCACCGACCTGAGCCGCCCCGACGATCCGCGCAACTGGGCCGGCGTCACCTCGGTGTCCATCCCGTCGTGGTGGCAGCCCTACGTGCTGTCCGTCGCGTCGCTGACCCCCGACGGCCGCCCGTCGAAGTTCACCATGGCCGGGCCGTGGGTCGGCATCGCCGCACCGGGTGAGAACATCGCCTCGGTCAGCAACGGCGACGGCGGGGGCCTGGCCAACGGATTGCCCGACGAGCATCAGCAGCTGGTCGCGCTCAGCGGAACCAGCTATGCGGCGGGCTACGTCTCCGGCGTCGCGGCGCTGGTCCGCAGCAAGTACCCGGGAATGACCGCGACCGAGGTGGTACGCCGCATCACGGCAACGGCCCACAATGGTGCCCGCGACCCCTCCAACGTGGTCGGCGTCGGCGCCGTCGACCCGGTCGCGGCACTGACCTGGCAACTGCCCGCCGGCGCCCAGCCCGGCGCACCGGCCACCAGGCCGGTCGCCCCGCCGCCCGCGCCCGCACCCACCGATACCACACCGCGCAACGTCGCCTTCGCCGGTGTCGGCGCGCTGGCGTTGCTGGTGGCGGCAGTCGCTGCCTCGGTGGCGATCACCCGCCGACGAAAGGAGCCCACCCCGTGA
- a CDS encoding alpha/beta hydrolase family protein, producing the protein MSETGGRSPETDPITLPVPLPDVPGADAGAEGLPALSALTPRQRVVVESSALSDIALRTAVASILSVTVAPAVLAGALRRSDGGDERSDLEFYAQLAAQHDPQQSFPAPTELPKIVSRRASPLAERAAGGTVENISFASSFRAVNPKLRQRWSGFEANTTVRAQHWRHTDGPRPTLCVVHGFMGSSYLLNGRFFALPWYYRSGYDVLLYTLPFHGKRAERFAPFSGFGYFAAGLSGFAEAMAQAVHDFRSIVDYLCHSGVERVALTGISLGGYTSALVAAVEHRLQAVIANCPVVTPTTMFDEWFPTNKLIKLGLRMSGISREEMVAGLSYHSPLTYPPLLPKERRMIITGLGDRMAPPGQAALLWEHWDRCALHWFPGNHVLHVSQLDYLRRMTAFLHRVMFD; encoded by the coding sequence ATGTCAGAGACTGGCGGGCGGTCCCCGGAGACGGATCCGATCACATTGCCCGTCCCCCTTCCCGACGTGCCCGGTGCCGATGCCGGCGCCGAAGGATTACCCGCACTCAGCGCGTTGACGCCCCGGCAGCGTGTGGTGGTCGAGTCCTCGGCGCTCAGCGACATCGCGTTGCGTACCGCGGTCGCCTCGATACTGTCGGTGACGGTGGCCCCTGCGGTGCTGGCCGGGGCGCTGCGCCGCAGCGACGGCGGCGACGAGCGCAGCGACCTGGAGTTCTACGCTCAACTCGCCGCGCAGCACGATCCGCAGCAGTCGTTTCCGGCGCCCACCGAACTACCCAAGATCGTGTCGCGGCGGGCCAGCCCGCTGGCCGAGCGGGCCGCCGGCGGCACCGTCGAGAACATCTCCTTCGCCAGCAGCTTCCGCGCGGTCAACCCCAAACTGCGCCAGCGGTGGAGCGGCTTTGAGGCCAACACCACCGTGCGGGCGCAGCATTGGCGCCACACCGACGGCCCGCGGCCGACGCTGTGCGTGGTGCACGGGTTCATGGGCTCGTCCTACCTGCTCAACGGCCGGTTCTTCGCGCTGCCGTGGTATTACCGATCGGGTTACGACGTGCTGTTGTACACGTTGCCGTTTCACGGGAAGCGCGCCGAAAGGTTCGCCCCGTTCAGCGGATTCGGCTACTTCGCGGCCGGATTGAGCGGGTTCGCCGAGGCGATGGCACAGGCGGTGCACGACTTCCGGTCCATCGTCGATTACCTGTGCCACAGCGGTGTCGAGCGCGTCGCGCTGACCGGCATATCGTTGGGTGGGTACACGTCTGCGCTGGTCGCCGCGGTCGAGCATCGGCTACAGGCGGTGATCGCCAACTGCCCCGTGGTCACGCCCACCACGATGTTTGACGAGTGGTTCCCGACCAACAAGCTGATCAAGCTCGGGCTGCGCATGTCCGGCATCAGCCGCGAGGAGATGGTCGCGGGGCTGTCCTATCACAGCCCGCTGACCTACCCGCCGCTGCTGCCGAAGGAGCGACGGATGATCATCACCGGACTGGGTGACCGGATGGCGCCGCCCGGTCAAGCCGCACTGCTCTGGGAACACTGGGATCGCTGTGCGCTGCACTGGTTTCCCGGCAACCACGTCCTGCACGTGAGCCAGCTGGACTATCTGCGACGCATGACCGCGTTTTTGCACCGCGTCATGTTTGACTAG
- a CDS encoding sulfatase family protein has translation MTVETAAHAPANVLIVHWHDLGRYLGAYGHADVASPRLDQLAAEGILFTRAHATAPLCSPSRGSLFTGRYPQSNGLLGLAHHGWEYRSGVRTLPQLLSDFGWYSALFGMQHETSYPKRLGFNEFDVSNSYCEYVVDKLRNWLQHSNAARSGQPFLLTAGFFETHRPYPHDRYEPADSAAVDLPDYLPDTPEVRQDLADFYGSIATADAAVGQILDTLTETGLAENTWVVFFTDHGPAFPRAKSTLYDAGTGIAMIMRPPTGQALEPRVYDELFSGVDLVPTLLGLLGVHVPADIDGVSHAQALLAPDTQARPVRDQVYSAKTYHDSFDPIRAIRTTEYSYIENYVPRPMLDLPWDIEASPSGLAVAPFVKTPRPQRELYDLQADPTETNNLLAGENTQRADAIAADLADQLYNWRQRTGDVIPSDFAGTRIAERYTETYLRIHRTAPTSRSAIAVDRGIEEEAAPPTYPGER, from the coding sequence TTGACGGTTGAGACGGCGGCGCACGCACCCGCCAATGTGCTGATCGTGCACTGGCACGATCTCGGACGTTACCTCGGTGCCTACGGTCACGCCGACGTCGCGAGCCCGCGACTGGACCAGCTTGCCGCAGAAGGCATTCTGTTCACCCGCGCCCATGCCACGGCGCCGTTGTGCTCCCCGTCGCGAGGCTCGCTGTTCACCGGCCGCTACCCGCAGAGCAACGGGCTGCTCGGCCTGGCCCACCACGGTTGGGAGTACCGCAGCGGAGTGCGCACCCTGCCGCAGCTACTGTCCGACTTCGGCTGGTATTCCGCGCTTTTCGGCATGCAGCATGAGACGTCCTATCCCAAGCGTTTGGGTTTCAACGAGTTCGACGTGTCGAACTCCTATTGCGAGTATGTGGTGGACAAGTTGCGGAACTGGTTGCAGCACAGTAACGCTGCCCGATCCGGGCAACCATTCCTGCTAACCGCCGGCTTCTTCGAAACCCACCGCCCCTACCCGCACGACCGTTACGAGCCGGCTGACAGCGCGGCGGTGGATCTGCCCGACTACCTGCCCGATACGCCGGAGGTGCGCCAAGACCTGGCCGACTTCTACGGGTCGATCGCCACCGCAGACGCGGCCGTCGGCCAAATCCTGGACACCCTGACCGAGACCGGGCTCGCCGAAAACACCTGGGTAGTGTTCTTCACCGATCACGGGCCGGCCTTCCCCCGCGCCAAATCCACGCTCTACGACGCGGGTACCGGTATCGCCATGATCATGCGGCCGCCCACCGGGCAGGCGCTGGAGCCCCGCGTCTACGACGAACTGTTCAGCGGTGTCGACCTGGTTCCCACCCTGCTCGGCTTGCTGGGAGTGCACGTGCCGGCCGACATCGACGGTGTGTCACATGCGCAGGCGCTATTGGCGCCCGATACACAGGCCCGACCCGTCCGTGATCAGGTCTACTCCGCCAAGACCTACCACGACTCCTTCGATCCGATACGGGCAATCCGCACAACGGAATACAGCTACATCGAAAATTATGTCCCCCGTCCGATGCTGGACCTGCCGTGGGACATCGAGGCCAGCCCGTCGGGACTGGCCGTCGCACCGTTCGTCAAGACACCCCGCCCGCAACGCGAACTGTACGACCTGCAAGCCGATCCCACCGAGACCAACAACTTGCTTGCCGGTGAGAACACCCAGCGCGCCGATGCGATCGCCGCGGATCTTGCTGATCAGCTTTACAATTGGCGCCAACGCACCGGCGACGTCATACCGTCGGACTTCGCCGGAACGCGCATCGCGGAGCGTTACACCGAGACCTATTTGCGGATTCACCGCACCGCGCCAACCAGCAGGTCGGCCATCGCTGTCGACCGCGGTATCGAGGAAGAAGCTGCGCCGCCGACCTACCCGGGTGAGCGCTGA
- the eccE gene encoding type VII secretion protein EccE, with amino-acid sequence MSRSIVLPGSGRITLALLALLPAVLAYPWRTTRDYWLIGIAFVVVMLLLGWWRGLHWTTILRRRLAIMGGRRSTAKAETGTRTTAVVRVGAPPSDTDVLPLPLIARYLNCYGVRADAIRITSRHTASAALHTWIGLTIDAADNLAALQARSPRIPLHETAQVAARRLADHLREIGWETSTVSPDEVPALLAPGARESWAAVRQGDSNYLAAYRVSVDDALPERLSAIREQSARQTWTALEIADAPHAAGQYTVAAACAFRTDTPGAAVSLPGLTPQRGNHLPALQALTPGATQRLDGHTAVPADFLTRLDWPTATAGSHRALTEAASQT; translated from the coding sequence GTGAGCCGATCGATCGTTCTGCCCGGCAGCGGCCGCATCACCCTGGCGTTGCTGGCGCTGCTGCCCGCGGTGCTGGCATATCCGTGGCGCACGACGCGGGACTACTGGCTCATCGGCATCGCCTTCGTCGTCGTGATGCTGCTGCTGGGCTGGTGGCGAGGGCTGCACTGGACCACCATCCTGCGTCGCCGACTGGCGATCATGGGCGGCCGCCGCTCGACGGCCAAGGCCGAAACGGGCACTCGCACCACGGCCGTGGTGCGCGTCGGTGCGCCGCCCTCGGACACCGACGTGCTGCCGCTGCCGCTGATCGCCCGCTACCTCAACTGTTATGGCGTGCGCGCCGACGCGATCCGAATCACCAGCCGGCACACTGCTTCTGCAGCGCTGCACACCTGGATCGGCCTGACGATCGATGCCGCCGACAACCTGGCCGCGTTGCAGGCCCGCTCGCCGCGAATTCCGCTGCACGAGACCGCGCAGGTGGCCGCTCGGCGGTTGGCCGATCATCTGCGCGAAATCGGCTGGGAGACCAGCACGGTCAGCCCCGACGAAGTTCCCGCGCTGCTGGCGCCCGGCGCGCGGGAAAGCTGGGCGGCGGTGCGCCAGGGCGACTCGAATTACCTTGCCGCATATAGGGTTTCGGTGGACGACGCACTGCCGGAGCGGCTGTCCGCCATCCGCGAGCAGTCGGCGCGTCAAACGTGGACCGCGCTGGAAATCGCTGACGCGCCGCACGCGGCGGGCCAGTACACCGTCGCGGCCGCCTGCGCCTTCCGCACCGACACCCCCGGCGCTGCCGTGTCGTTGCCCGGACTGACCCCACAGCGCGGAAACCACCTACCCGCCCTGCAGGCGTTGACTCCGGGGGCCACCCAACGACTCGATGGACACACGGCAGTGCCCGCTGACTTCCTGACGCGGCTGGACTGGCCCACGGCGACGGCGGGATCGCACCGGGCGCTGACCGAAGCGGCTAGTCAAACATGA
- a CDS encoding nuclear transport factor 2 family protein, giving the protein MCCNDVMSLADDVEAIKQVKYRYLRALDTKHWDDFAETLTEDVRGDYGPSLGNELHFTTRTDLVDYMRNSLGPAIITEHRVTHPEITVTGDTATGNWYLQDRVIAADFDFMLIGAAFYRDEYRRTDQGWKISATGYDRTYDATMSLQGLNFKLKPGRAVAR; this is encoded by the coding sequence GTGTGCTGCAATGACGTGATGAGCCTTGCTGATGACGTCGAAGCGATCAAACAGGTCAAATACCGCTACCTGCGCGCGCTGGATACCAAGCACTGGGATGACTTCGCCGAGACCCTGACTGAGGATGTCCGCGGTGACTACGGTCCCTCGCTCGGCAACGAACTGCACTTCACCACTCGGACCGACTTGGTGGACTACATGCGCAACTCGCTCGGGCCGGCGATCATCACCGAACACCGGGTCACTCACCCGGAGATCACCGTCACCGGCGACACCGCGACGGGCAATTGGTATCTGCAAGACCGGGTGATCGCCGCCGACTTCGACTTCATGTTGATCGGCGCGGCGTTCTACCGCGACGAGTACCGGCGCACCGATCAGGGCTGGAAGATCAGCGCCACCGGCTACGACCGAACCTACGACGCCACAATGTCGTTGCAGGGACTGAACTTCAAGCTCAAGCCCGGTCGCGCCGTCGCCCGGTGA
- a CDS encoding trans-aconitate 2-methyltransferase produces MWDPDVYLAFADHRSRPFYDLVSRVGAERARRVVDLGCGPGHLTKYLARRWPGAVIEALDSSPEMVAAARERGIEATTGDLRDWKPKPDTDVVVSNAALHWVPEHADLLVRWVNQLPAGSWIGAQLPGNFETPSHAAVRALARREPYAKIMRDIPFRVGAVVHPPTHYADLLMDAGCRVDVWETTYLHQLTGAHPVLEWITGTALVPVRERLDKEGWERFRNELIPLLDDAYPPRPDGTTIFPFRRVFIVAEVGGGQRSPG; encoded by the coding sequence ATGTGGGATCCCGACGTCTACCTGGCTTTCGCGGACCACCGCAGCCGTCCGTTCTACGACCTGGTGTCGCGGGTGGGCGCCGAGCGGGCGCGGCGGGTGGTCGACCTCGGTTGCGGACCGGGTCACTTGACCAAGTATCTGGCCCGGCGCTGGCCCGGCGCGGTGATCGAGGCGCTGGACAGCTCACCGGAGATGGTCGCCGCCGCGCGGGAACGCGGCATCGAGGCCACCACCGGCGACCTGCGCGACTGGAAGCCCAAACCCGACACCGATGTGGTGGTCAGCAATGCCGCATTGCACTGGGTTCCCGAACACGCCGACCTGCTGGTGCGCTGGGTCAACCAGCTGCCGGCCGGATCGTGGATCGGCGCGCAACTGCCCGGAAACTTCGAAACCCCGTCACATGCCGCGGTGCGCGCCTTGGCCCGCCGAGAACCCTACGCAAAAATCATGCGTGACATACCATTTCGTGTCGGGGCGGTAGTTCATCCCCCGACGCATTACGCCGATCTGCTGATGGACGCCGGATGCCGGGTCGACGTCTGGGAAACGACCTACCTGCACCAGCTGACCGGTGCCCATCCGGTGCTGGAATGGATCACCGGCACCGCGCTGGTACCGGTGCGCGAACGGCTCGACAAGGAAGGCTGGGAACGGTTCCGCAACGAACTCATCCCGCTGCTCGACGACGCCTATCCGCCTCGGCCGGACGGAACGACGATCTTCCCGTTCCGGCGGGTGTTCATCGTGGCCGAAGTGGGCGGCGGTCAGCGCTCACCCGGGTAG
- the bluB gene encoding 5,6-dimethylbenzimidazole synthase — protein sequence MRRFVPGGVISEEVLTRLLRAAHAAPSVGLMQPWRFIRITDERLRLRIHALVDEERALTAQALGPRAEEFLALKVEGIRECAELLVVALSDDRDRHVFGRRTLPQMDLASVSCAIQNLWLAARSEGLGMGWVSLFDPPRLAALLQMPSDAEPVAILCLGPVPDFPDRPALELDGWTLGRPLAEFVSENQWGLTGEVTDFDG from the coding sequence ATGCGCCGCTTCGTCCCCGGCGGCGTGATCTCCGAGGAGGTGCTGACCCGCCTGCTGCGGGCCGCACACGCCGCACCCAGCGTCGGTCTGATGCAGCCGTGGCGGTTCATCCGGATCACCGACGAGCGGCTTCGGCTGCGGATCCACGCCCTGGTCGACGAAGAACGCGCGCTGACCGCCCAAGCCCTTGGCCCCCGGGCCGAGGAGTTCCTGGCCCTCAAGGTCGAAGGAATCCGGGAATGCGCCGAGCTGCTGGTGGTGGCCCTGAGCGACGATCGCGACCGGCACGTCTTCGGGCGGCGCACGCTGCCGCAGATGGATCTCGCGTCGGTGTCCTGCGCCATCCAGAACCTGTGGCTGGCGGCTCGGTCAGAGGGCCTGGGCATGGGATGGGTATCCCTGTTCGACCCGCCGCGGTTGGCAGCGCTGTTGCAGATGCCCAGCGACGCCGAGCCAGTCGCGATCCTGTGTCTGGGTCCGGTGCCCGACTTCCCCGACCGGCCCGCGCTCGAACTCGACGGGTGGACGCTCGGGCGGCCCTTGGCGGAGTTCGTCTCGGAGAATCAGTGGGGACTAACGGGAGAGGTAACCGACTTTGACGGTTGA
- a CDS encoding L,D-transpeptidase family protein, whose amino-acid sequence MRRLVALLCAAVCIGGAAVALAPVTMAAGSPWFANSVGNATQVVSVVSTGGSNAKMDLYQRTAAGWQPLKTGITTHVGSAGMAPQAKSGYPATPMGVYSLDSAFGTAPNPGGGLPYTQVGPNHWWSGDDHSPTFNSMQVCEKAQCPFNTADSENLQIPQYKHSVVMGVNKNKTPGGGSAFFFHTTDGGPTAGCVAIDDATLVQVIRWLRPGAVIAIAK is encoded by the coding sequence ATGCGCCGACTGGTAGCTCTACTGTGTGCTGCGGTCTGCATTGGCGGTGCGGCCGTGGCGCTTGCCCCGGTGACGATGGCGGCCGGCAGCCCATGGTTCGCGAACTCGGTTGGCAATGCCACCCAAGTGGTTTCGGTGGTCAGCACCGGTGGCTCGAACGCCAAGATGGACCTCTATCAGCGCACCGCCGCCGGGTGGCAGCCGCTGAAGACCGGGATCACCACGCACGTCGGGTCCGCGGGTATGGCGCCGCAGGCCAAGAGCGGCTATCCCGCGACCCCGATGGGGGTGTACAGCCTGGACTCTGCCTTTGGCACCGCCCCCAATCCCGGTGGCGGCTTGCCCTACACCCAAGTGGGACCCAATCACTGGTGGAGCGGCGACGACCACAGCCCCACGTTCAACAGCATGCAGGTATGTGAGAAGGCGCAGTGTCCGTTCAATACCGCCGACAGCGAGAACCTGCAGATCCCGCAGTACAAGCATTCGGTCGTGATGGGCGTCAACAAGAACAAGACGCCCGGCGGCGGTTCGGCTTTCTTCTTCCACACCACCGACGGCGGTCCCACCGCGGGTTGCGTGGCGATCGACGACGCCACTCTGGTGCAAGTCATCCGCTGGCTGCGCCCGGGCGCGGTGATCGCGATCGCGAAGTAG